CGCTGGTCGGGTTTGCAGTTCGACACGCTGGCGGGTCGTGAGTTTAGGGTGCAATTCCGTCGGCAGGGGGGTAAAGGCATCCATGGGGGGGCGAATTGGCAATCCCAATAAGGCTCGCCCCACGAACACCCCGCGGTGGATAGGTGAACTTTCCTTGCTGTAGGACAACAGGGCGAGCAGGTAGGGATGCGTCAAAACACCCGCACGATGCTGCGGTTCAAAGGGGAATTTCTGGAATCCTTTAGCATCTGCTGGCCAGGGAACGCCGTAGAAATCGGCCAGACGACGATTGAAAAAGACCTCTGTGCTCAGGAAAAGCTCCTTGAGGTCTGCATCGGGGCGCTCCAGCCAATCTTCCAGGAACAATTCCAAGGATGTTCTCAGGTCCGCGGCCAGAGTTGCGTCGAAGCCGGGGAATTTCTGAGGATCTTTGCTCAATTCTTTGGGCGTATCGGCACGGAGCCAGGTCAGGAGAAAATCGCGCAACTTGGCCTTAGCCCGCGGATCGTTGAGCATACGTTCGGCTTGGCGCCGAATTTCCTCGGGGTTTCGGAGCTGTCCGGCCGCTGCTGCTGTCAGCAAAGCCTGGTCGGGTAAGGAATCCCACAAGATCAGGGCCAAGCGGGCAGCTATGGCATAATCTTCGGTCAACTCCCCTGCTTCGGGGAATAGGAAACGAGGAGATTGCAGGGTCAGCAGGACAACACGTTTGATAGCTAGCCGATCGTCTCCCGCAGCCGCCGCGAATTGCCTCTGCACATACAGCTCTTTCTCTTCAGGTTTGAGGGGGCGTCGGAATGCAGTTTGCACAAATCGTTCCGCAAAGCGTTGCATAGCTTGGGAGCGATTTCCTCCAGGGGGTCCGGCTAACTCATCGATTCGGTCCGCCACATAATTCGCCGTTTGGATCGCTGCTTCCAGGACAGCCGCCTCCCACTCCTTGGAGATGGCGGTTCCACGTTCCCACCCGAAACTGCGATCATCTGGGGGGAAGGGAACATCGATTACGGCCACTTCCGGGACCAGTTGGGGGCGAAGGAAGCGTGCCGATATGACCTCAGTGGTTCCCCTTTGAGGCCGACGCCATTGCAAGCTGATGAAGGCGGGACGAGGCTTGAGGAACAGATTTTTCTTGCTGTCATCCACCCCCTGTTTTGCCTTGGAGAACTCCAATCGCACTGAATAAAACCGCCCGGCCAATAGAAACACTCGCTCCCGGTATTCGGTCTCATTTCCTGACTTGACCCAAGCATCGATCAAGGGCTGGCGCAGGTTGTTCACCCACAAGCGAGCGGCATGATCCGTGCGCACAATGAATTCGTAATGACCCGTTTCCGGAGCTAGTACGGCTCCTTCCCAGCGGATCGTGAATTGATGGGGGTCAAATTTGGCGTTCTCCGTGTCGGGGCCGCGCGTTCCGAAATCGAAATCGATCGCAGCATCAACACGCTCCAACAGGCGAGATTTGGGGTTGAAATTGCGGCCGTTGTAGTATCGACCTTGTAGTCCTTGTTGCTGGTTGAGGCGTACGGGGGGGCGAAAGGTTCCGATCAGGTCCGCGATCGTTTGCCGGTGCTGACGTGCTGTCAGTCGAGCAAGTTCCCGCCGAGGCGGCTTCAAGCGGGCATACGCCGCTGGGGAGTAGAAGGCCTGATAGATGTACTCAGCGACCTGACGTGATCCTTGGGCATCCAATTTGTCCGGATCGTCTTCCGGCATTGCTCGATCGATATAGGCGGCTAAGCGCTCCAGGGACCAATCTCCCGTAAGGGGGTAGCTATACTTGGCGGTACCTTCCCCTTGGGGGCCGTGGCAGCGGGAACACATCTGCTTGTAAATTTTTGCTCCCGGAGCTTCTTCTGCGCCTGTAGCCGCTAGCCCGTTACCAAGGAGGGTCAACACCGCCAAGAGCCAGACTCCACGAGCTGGCGATACCACCCGATTCCACCTGCGCTGCTGCCATGGATCCCGGCAGAATAATGTATTCATATTGGCCTTTCACCTCGCGGTGTCCGTAGCGTTAGCGGGTTGAAACGTGTGCCAGTCAACAAACGGTTCCATGAAACTGGATAGCGTTGTCCACTGAGAAGCATCATGAGTTTGGCGGCAATAATTAGCATCTCTCCACAGGAGGCCGAAGTCAAGGGTAGTGGGTCATGTCCCTCGTTATCTGACGCCATTCTGGTCTCCCTTCCAATCGTCGATGTACCCATGTGGAGTCACAACTGGATTCATCATGTGGGTGAAGATTGAGAAGACAAGCGTTGGAGAGATAATGAGGACTTGCACCCTCTGGGATGCAAATTAGGCGGGATTCGGTTTCGCAGAGATCAAGGGAGGTCGTCTCGTGTGCCAGTCGGTGACCTTCTCATACATGCGGGCGATCCGGAGCAATTTCTCTTCCGAAAATGGCGGCCCGATGAGTTGCAAGCCGACGGGTAGCCCTTCGCGCGTAAAACCGCAGGGGATGCTCAACCCTGGCAACCCTGCCAGGTTACAGCCGACGGTGTAAACGTCGGACAGGTACATCGCCAAGGGATCGTTGACTTTCTCGCCGATGCGGAAAGCCGCCGTAGGAGAAGTCGGACCCATCAGAACGTCGCACTCTTGGAAGGCATGGTCATAGTCTTGCTTGATGAGCCGGCGGACTTTCAGGGCTTTGCGGTAGTAGGCATCCTTGTAACCGCTGCTGAGGACATAGGTGCCGATCATGATGCGCCGCTGAACCTCCTTGCCGAAACCTTCGCCACGCGATTTGGCGTAAGTGCCGATCAGGTCGGACTTCTGCGACGTGCGGTGGCCATAGTGCATGCCATCATAACGAGCCAAGTTACTGGAGGCTTCGGCAGGCGCTACGATGTAATAGGCAGCCAGAGCATAGGGGCTGTGCGGCAGGGAGACATCGATCAGGGTCGCCCCCAATTTCTCATACTCGCGCAACGCTTGGCGAACCAGCGACTCAACCTCTGGGTCAAGCCCTTTGTCAAAAAACTCCCTCGGAATGCCGATACGGAGCGGGCGAACTGGGTTTTCCAGCTCAGCTCGGTAGTCGGGCACCGGAAGGGGGGCGCTGGTACTATCCCGTGCATCATGCCCGGCGATGACCTGAAGGAGAAGGGCGCAATCGGTTACGTCATGCGCGAAAGGTCCAATCTGGTCCAAAGAGCTAGCATATGCGATCAATCCATAGCGGGAGACACGTCCGTAGGTGGGCTTAAGCCCGACGATTCCACACAAAGCGGCCGGCTGGCGGATCGAGCCTCCTGTGTCGGTTCCCAAAGCCAGAGGGGTTTGACATCCTGCCACGGCGGCGGCACTTCCCCCGGAGGAGCCACCGGGAATCCGTGTGCTATCCCAGGGATTGCGGGTCTGTTGAAAGGCACTGTTTTCTGTGGACGAACCCATTGCGAATTCGTCCATGTTGGTTTTCCCAAACAGGATGGCATCAGCAGCTTTCAGCCGCTCAATAACGTGGGCGTCGTACGGAGGGATAAAATTGGCAAGGATTTTACTGGCGCAGGTGGTGCGCACCCCCTTGGTGCAAAGTACGTCTTTGATAGCGACGGGCACGCCTGCCAATGCCCCTAAAGGTTGACCTGCACGGCGTTTAGCGTCAACGGCTGCCGCCTGACGCAACACATCCTCCGAGTCCATCCACAGGAAAGAGCGAAGGGTAGGTTCCCTCTGCTGGACAGCCGAGAGGAAGGCTTCGGCTATGGTCTGAGCCGTTAACTCTCCCTTCTGCTGCAAATGCAGCAGTTCTACCGCTGTCATTTCCGGAATGGATCGGGCCATGGTAGAGAGTAACGTCATATTGGGTTCGATTCTGGCTCAGAGGGATCCCTGGATGTTCTGAATGTTCATCACGAACCACGGCGTTTCACCGGGATTAGGTTGCTGGCGGGAGCAGATCTCCACCATCAATGACTGATCGGACCTTCATCGGGGCCAAATATAGCTGGAACGGCGAAGTAGTCTCCCAAGCGTTGAGGAGCGTTTTGTAATGCCTCGTCCACGCTGAGAGAGGGACGCTCCTGATCGGGCCGGAAAACGTTGGATAGCGGCAGAGGGTGGGCCAGCTCTTCGATCTGGCTTGTATCCAATTGTTGCAATTGAGCCACATAATCGAGGATGGCGGAGAGTTGAGCTTGGAATAATTCAATTTCCTCCTCCGCGAGTTCCAAGCGTGCTAATCGAGCAACCTTGCGTACTTCCTCTTGGGTCAGCGACATGTTGGCATCCTCACGCCTGGATTTGGCAGAGTGCGCTCCAGAACCGCCGGATGGAACTCAACTTTTCTGCTCTAAGGTA
The Thermogemmata fonticola genome window above contains:
- the gatA gene encoding Asp-tRNA(Asn)/Glu-tRNA(Gln) amidotransferase subunit GatA, with translation MARSIPEMTAVELLHLQQKGELTAQTIAEAFLSAVQQREPTLRSFLWMDSEDVLRQAAAVDAKRRAGQPLGALAGVPVAIKDVLCTKGVRTTCASKILANFIPPYDAHVIERLKAADAILFGKTNMDEFAMGSSTENSAFQQTRNPWDSTRIPGGSSGGSAAAVAGCQTPLALGTDTGGSIRQPAALCGIVGLKPTYGRVSRYGLIAYASSLDQIGPFAHDVTDCALLLQVIAGHDARDSTSAPLPVPDYRAELENPVRPLRIGIPREFFDKGLDPEVESLVRQALREYEKLGATLIDVSLPHSPYALAAYYIVAPAEASSNLARYDGMHYGHRTSQKSDLIGTYAKSRGEGFGKEVQRRIMIGTYVLSSGYKDAYYRKALKVRRLIKQDYDHAFQECDVLMGPTSPTAAFRIGEKVNDPLAMYLSDVYTVGCNLAGLPGLSIPCGFTREGLPVGLQLIGPPFSEEKLLRIARMYEKVTDWHTRRPPLISAKPNPA
- the gatC gene encoding Asp-tRNA(Asn)/Glu-tRNA(Gln) amidotransferase subunit GatC, producing the protein MSLTQEEVRKVARLARLELAEEEIELFQAQLSAILDYVAQLQQLDTSQIEELAHPLPLSNVFRPDQERPSLSVDEALQNAPQRLGDYFAVPAIFGPDEGPISH
- a CDS encoding DUF1592 domain-containing protein: MNTLFCRDPWQQRRWNRVVSPARGVWLLAVLTLLGNGLAATGAEEAPGAKIYKQMCSRCHGPQGEGTAKYSYPLTGDWSLERLAAYIDRAMPEDDPDKLDAQGSRQVAEYIYQAFYSPAAYARLKPPRRELARLTARQHRQTIADLIGTFRPPVRLNQQQGLQGRYYNGRNFNPKSRLLERVDAAIDFDFGTRGPDTENAKFDPHQFTIRWEGAVLAPETGHYEFIVRTDHAARLWVNNLRQPLIDAWVKSGNETEYRERVFLLAGRFYSVRLEFSKAKQGVDDSKKNLFLKPRPAFISLQWRRPQRGTTEVISARFLRPQLVPEVAVIDVPFPPDDRSFGWERGTAISKEWEAAVLEAAIQTANYVADRIDELAGPPGGNRSQAMQRFAERFVQTAFRRPLKPEEKELYVQRQFAAAAGDDRLAIKRVVLLTLQSPRFLFPEAGELTEDYAIAARLALILWDSLPDQALLTAAAAGQLRNPEEIRRQAERMLNDPRAKAKLRDFLLTWLRADTPKELSKDPQKFPGFDATLAADLRTSLELFLEDWLERPDADLKELFLSTEVFFNRRLADFYGVPWPADAKGFQKFPFEPQHRAGVLTHPYLLALLSYSKESSPIHRGVFVGRALLGLPIRPPMDAFTPLPTELHPKLTTRQRVELQTRPAECAKCHAVMNPLGFPLEHFDAVGRFRPQDNGQPVDPSGQYETRNGQIVRFQNAQDLARFLANSPEMDQAFATQLFHYLVQQSIRAYGVDKPEQLRDFLSHNGRRWRKLVVEIAVTGALPPKSKLESPPAEKPAS